The Pseudomonadota bacterium sequence GAAGCAATTGCAGCAAAATGCGTCTTCAAGACCGGCACATTGATAATTACATCTGCTGTTTCAACTGTAAGTGGAATCTTCCTTGAAAGCATCCTCTTGCCTCCAGGCACTGCCTTCTCCACCTGTTTATCTGTATTCAGGTCAACGAGGCTCACCTTTTTGGGATCAAGGTCGATTAATTTATCATACCCGTAATGGAGAAATAGTTTATATGTTGCACTCCGGTTGATTGATGAACCTTCGGCGATCATTACTTTTCCAGCCACAGGCAGAATGAGCTCGGTCAGGGCTTTAATGAGCCGTATATCTGTGACGACCCCCCTCTTGTAAATGCCGTCCTTTAACCCGTGATCGGCTACGATATTAGGCTTAATCACTACAACCTCTCCTAATTTGACAAACTTCTTCAAACCTCCAAGTTTATGAATCAGATTTTCAAGCCCTTTCTTGATCTCGCTTGCGGTCCCACTCTCAGGGACCCTCTCAATAGCCACCCTCTCCTTTTTCCGGTAAATCCTGGCGGGTTTCTTTCCCTCAAGCCTTTCAAAAAGGACAGATATGCTTAAATCCATCTTGATTAGTGGGAATCCATCTGCAGTAAAGGACCTGGTAGGACGAAAACCATACTCCACCATCCATTGGTATTTTTCTTTATCTGCCCTTAGAACCTCTGCTGCAATAAGACTCTCCCTTGCAATGAGGGCATCGACCATGCGAGATTCAAGACCTTTTCCTTCCCGTTTTCCCTTTATAAGAATCTCCTCTATGGTGCTCTTCCCCGGATTATAGATAATCCAGCCCACATCCTTATCATTTTCCTTGACTGTATACTTAATGATATCGGGACTATCCTTCCACTGCCGCCACATCAAAGCTACATAACCAGGGTCAACATCTATGGCTCTATAGTAATTCTGAAAGCACTTCAAAAGGGCAGCGGATAACCTCCCCTTCTTCAGCGTTATTCCTGATACCATTCTATAAACCTCCTTTCATTGCTCTGTAACTTTCCTCTCAATAAGATTATCATAAGACGAGGGATTGCTTAAACAAAAAATGCTCTCTTTCATCATACATTTTTATTGACAATCAAAAAGGGCCTTCGTTATTATGGAGCAATTGATATACAAGGAGGGATATATGACAAAAATCAAAGAGATACCTCTTCAGAAATTGAGACCAGGAGCATTTATTAATGAAAAGGTAAAAGAAATTTCAAAAGCAGTAGGCAATGGTTTTGCGGTCAATGCCTTATCCGGTGGTGTGGATTCATCGGTTGTTACAATGCTCGGCTTCAAGGCATTGGGACGTAAACTCAAGACATATTTCATAGACAGCGGCCTTATGAGACATAAAGAACCACAGTATGTTGTCTCCCTTTTTAAAAAATTAGGCGTTCCCGTGAAACTCATCGATGCAAAGAAACAATTTTTCGATGCATTAAAAGGTATTGAAGACCCTGAGAAGAAGAGAGAGGCAATCACGCATGTATTTTATAAGGAAGTTTTTGGCTCTCTTGTGAAGAAAAGCAGTGCCAGGTTTCTCTTGCAGGGCACAAACTATACAGACATAGAAGAAACCGTGGCAGGGATAAAGAGACAGCATAATATACTGGCACAGCTTGGAATCGATACAAAAGAGGTATATGGATACCATCTGATTGAGCCACTGATAGAACTCAGGAAAAGTGCGATCCGCAAGGTCGGGAAGGTCCTCGGCCTGCCTGAGGAGATATATGCAAGACCGCCCTTCCCTGGACCTGCTCTTTCTGCAAGGGTAATAGGAGAAGTTACACCAAAAAGGGTAGAAATTGTGAGGAAGGCAACAAAAATCGTTGAGGAAGAGTTGAGCAAAACAGGTGCATTTCAGTATCTGGCCATTCTCCATAAAGACAGGGTAACAGGGATGAGAAATGGCAAAAGAGATTTTGGCTTGCAGATAGAGGTAAGATGCTGGGAGAGCACTGATGCAAAAGTGGCTACACCTACAAAGCTCCCCTTTGAGAAACTGATGAAGCTTGGAAACAGGATAACCCGTGAGGTTTTAGGTGTTGTGAGCGTCACCTACAACATCACGAGAAAACCACCGTCAACCATAGAAGCTGTGTAGCAAAGTAGATGTGCCACTTAAAATTTCTAATCTTGTCAATGCCAAAAATTTGGTTTAACCTATGGGGCTATATGCGCAAAGACACCCCTCATGGCCGTGACAAAGGTCCAGATCATGTTCAGTGCCGGCTCCTCAAGAAGTAGCCCTACCCCTTCCGGTGTGAGGACGAACACAAAAGGCACCTTCTGTTCTTCCACAGGTGTCTCCCGCAGACAGATTAATGTCCGCAGTTATTGCCAGTCAGGACCTTAATGGTTACAGACTCACCGTCGGCAACGAGCCCTTTGAAACGGACGCTTTTATCTCCAACGGTCAGCCGATGGTTTTCATAGTCGTGACTCCGAATTCTTATTTCTCCAACACTACGACGCATAATGGCCGTGCCCGACCCATCAGGTGTCAGCCCGTAGTACTCAAAGACACCGGCAGAAGGGCTTTCAACCCTGATGATGGAAATCCCCTCTGCCGGCTCGTAAATAAGTGTTTCCCGCACAGGTGCCAGATAAATGGAATTGATGAATTCCAGGTGGAATGATGTTCCTGCTT is a genomic window containing:
- a CDS encoding DUF362 domain-containing protein — its product is MVSGITLKKGRLSAALLKCFQNYYRAIDVDPGYVALMWRQWKDSPDIIKYTVKENDKDVGWIIYNPGKSTIEEILIKGKREGKGLESRMVDALIARESLIAAEVLRADKEKYQWMVEYGFRPTRSFTADGFPLIKMDLSISVLFERLEGKKPARIYRKKERVAIERVPESGTASEIKKGLENLIHKLGGLKKFVKLGEVVVIKPNIVADHGLKDGIYKRGVVTDIRLIKALTELILPVAGKVMIAEGSSINRSATYKLFLHYGYDKLIDLDPKKVSLVDLNTDKQVEKAVPGGKRMLSRKIPLTVETADVIINVPVLKTHFAAIASLSVKSLQGAVPPLEKYMSHFFGLWQNLVNIHHLIKPKLIIIDGLIGQEDFGPVSGASKRMNLLIGGTNPVAVDATAMRVMGLDPVTSPPVLLAYIQGLGPIDARKINIIGPSINKLRSPFKQPEINLNNGRDIAIYVGHACSGCRGYLHFVLNKLRRPDPKDANRFLIDRPFEKKVNIFLGPATEREINPEETNIFMGICQQHHAEMGTHLPGCPPHAEVIMKGIFHLFPDIERPKYADKSEEDKLEEMLQEILSMA
- a CDS encoding ExsB family transcriptional regulator → MTKIKEIPLQKLRPGAFINEKVKEISKAVGNGFAVNALSGGVDSSVVTMLGFKALGRKLKTYFIDSGLMRHKEPQYVVSLFKKLGVPVKLIDAKKQFFDALKGIEDPEKKREAITHVFYKEVFGSLVKKSSARFLLQGTNYTDIEETVAGIKRQHNILAQLGIDTKEVYGYHLIEPLIELRKSAIRKVGKVLGLPEEIYARPPFPGPALSARVIGEVTPKRVEIVRKATKIVEEELSKTGAFQYLAILHKDRVTGMRNGKRDFGLQIEVRCWESTDAKVATPTKLPFEKLMKLGNRITREVLGVVSVTYNITRKPPSTIEAV